A window of the Acidovorax sp. YS12 genome harbors these coding sequences:
- the gspN gene encoding type II secretion system protein N: protein MTAPSWCAWRTANECRKAHRCPGPAAGPLESAGAARAEPGAGSRRTAGHRAAVVAAAGARAADLARRPGAPRRARRPAAAHAGAAGRGAAVARCPASARRRCAPQPAEHAGAAAWRHGPDPVHRRPRHRHAQGRQRLGAGAVAGAGPQQRPRRAARSPADAERRRRPRGAGGGRGALEWHAGAVAAHPRRKRPRPVTARTAPRPRPQAPRSPRGWALAGALLGALGALVAFAPAQWLAHGLARASGGQVLLAQARGTVWTGSAQLVLTGGAQSQDRIALPGRLQWRLRPAGAGLGVALQADCCTRAPLHITVAPRWGGATVAVADSQSQWPASVLTGLGTPWNTLQPQGRLALHTQALALEWAAGRLQMTGQAQLDMLAMSSRLSTLRPMGSYRLLLAGGAAPTLTLQTLEGLLLLSGSGQWVGQRLRFTGEASAAPDHEAQLSNLLNIIGRRAGPRSVISLG from the coding sequence ATGACGGCGCCCTCGTGGTGCGCGTGGAGGACGGCCAATGAGTGCCGCAAAGCCCACCGATGCCCTGGCCCCGCTGCAGGCCCGCTGGAAAGCGCTGGCGCCGCGCGAGCAGAACCTGGTGCTGGCAGCCGGCGCACTGCTGGCCATCGCGCTGCTGTGGTGGCTGCTGCTGGCGCCCGCGCTGCAGACCTTGCGCGCCGCCCCGGCGCGCCACGCCGCGCTCGACGCCCAGCTGCAGCGCATGCAGGCGCTGCAGGCCGAGGCGCAGCAGTTGCACGATGCCCCGCCAGTGCGCGCCGCCGATGCGCGCCGCAGCCTGCAGAACACGCTGGCGCAGCAGCTTGGCGACACGGCCCAGATCCAGTTCACCGGCGACCGCGCCACCGTCACGCTCAAGGGCGCCAGCGCCTCGGTGCTGGCGCAGTGGCTGGCGCAGGCCCGCAGCAACGCCCACGCCGCGCCGCTCGAAGCCCGGCTGACGCAGAGCGCCGACGCCGCCCGCGCGGCGCCGGCGGCGGGCGAGGCGCGCTGGAATGGCACGCTGGTGCTGTCGCTGCCCACCCCCGCCGAAAAAGGCCGCGCCCCGTGACGGCACGCACCGCCCCCCGCCCGCGCCCGCAGGCGCCGCGCTCGCCGCGCGGCTGGGCGCTGGCCGGCGCGTTGCTGGGCGCGCTGGGCGCGCTCGTGGCCTTCGCCCCGGCACAGTGGCTGGCGCACGGCCTGGCGCGCGCCAGCGGCGGCCAGGTGCTGCTGGCGCAGGCGCGCGGCACGGTGTGGACCGGCTCGGCCCAGCTCGTGCTCACCGGCGGCGCGCAGAGCCAGGACCGCATCGCCCTGCCCGGGCGGCTGCAGTGGCGCCTGCGCCCCGCGGGCGCGGGCCTGGGGGTGGCGCTGCAGGCCGACTGCTGCACACGCGCGCCGCTGCACATCACCGTCGCCCCGCGCTGGGGCGGCGCCACGGTGGCCGTGGCCGACAGCCAGAGCCAATGGCCGGCCAGCGTGCTCACCGGCCTGGGCACGCCCTGGAACACCCTGCAGCCCCAAGGGCGCCTGGCCCTGCACACGCAGGCCCTGGCGCTGGAGTGGGCCGCCGGACGCCTGCAAATGACCGGGCAAGCGCAACTCGACATGCTGGCCATGTCCTCGCGCCTGTCTACGCTGCGCCCCATGGGCAGCTACCGCCTGCTGCTCGCGGGCGGCGCCGCGCCCACGCTCACGCTGCAAACCCTCGAAGGGCTGCTGCTGCTCAGCGGCAGCGGCCAGTGGGTGGGCCAGCGCCTGCGCTTCACGGGCGAGGCCAGCGCCGCGCCCGACCACGAGGCGCAGCTGTCCAACCTGCTCAACATCATCGGACGGCGCGCGGGACCGCGCTCCGTCATCTCCCTGGGTTGA
- a CDS encoding prepilin-type N-terminal cleavage/methylation domain-containing protein has protein sequence MTRARGFTLIELLVAIAVMALIALLSWRGLDGMVRAQEQTRARAEAHLVLQTTLAQWDADLDALQPLLHTTPIDWDGQVLRLTRRASLWPDPGALVVAWTRRNVGGTDLWLRWQSPPLRTLAQWQQAWQTAAQWARNPGDAERRGEVALLPLAQWRLLFYRDGAWTNPQSSSGQNQAGTASDPGAALPEGIRLEITLPPGPGLAGPLARDWFNPVVRDRQP, from the coding sequence ATGACCCGCGCCCGTGGCTTCACGCTCATCGAGCTGCTCGTGGCGATTGCCGTGATGGCGCTGATCGCCCTCCTGAGCTGGCGCGGCCTCGACGGCATGGTGCGCGCCCAGGAGCAGACCCGCGCGCGCGCCGAGGCCCATCTGGTGCTGCAAACCACCCTGGCCCAGTGGGACGCCGACCTGGACGCCCTGCAGCCGCTGCTGCACACCACCCCCATCGACTGGGACGGCCAGGTGCTGCGCCTGACGCGCCGCGCCAGCCTCTGGCCCGACCCGGGCGCCCTCGTGGTGGCCTGGACGCGGCGCAACGTCGGCGGCACCGACCTGTGGCTGCGCTGGCAGTCGCCCCCGCTGCGCACCCTGGCGCAATGGCAGCAGGCCTGGCAGACCGCCGCCCAGTGGGCGCGCAACCCCGGCGACGCCGAGCGCCGCGGCGAAGTGGCGCTGCTGCCGCTGGCGCAATGGCGCCTGCTGTTCTACCGCGACGGCGCCTGGACCAACCCCCAGTCCAGCAGCGGCCAGAACCAGGCCGGCACGGCCAGCGACCCCGGCGCCGCGCTGCCCGAGGGCATCCGCCTCGAAATCACGCTGCCCCCCGGGCCCGGCCTGGCCGGCCCGCTGGCGCGCGACTGGTTCAACCCCGTGGTGCGGGACCGGCAGCCATGA
- the tadA gene encoding Flp pilus assembly complex ATPase component TadA codes for MRYPLPYAFARGAQLLLEDDGQQLLLWHGTQPGTESLQALSEVLRKYPVRQFQALDAPSLAQRISAAYAQGESSAAMVVSEVESDADLSRMMQELPAVEDLLETADDAPIIRMLNALLTQAARDGASDIHIEPYERHSSVRFRVDGTLREVVQPNRALHAALISRLKIMADLDIAEKRLPQDGRISLRLGTRAIDVRVSTLPSAHGERAVLRLLDKSESKLTLESVGMQGETLARFEQLVVQPHGIILVTGPTGSGKTTTLYAALQRMDATQGNIMTVEDPIEYELPGVGQTQVNAKIDLTFAKALRAILRQDPDVIMIGEIRDFETAQIAIQASLTGHLVLATLHTNDATSAITRLTDMGVEPFLLSSSLLGVLAQRLVRKYCGPCHGAGCEHCGHTGYAGRTGVFELLVVQDAIRAQIHNQASEADIRAQAMAGGMALMRQDAERLIAAGITSREEVLRVTRD; via the coding sequence ATGCGCTACCCCCTGCCCTATGCCTTCGCGCGCGGCGCGCAACTGCTGCTGGAGGACGACGGCCAGCAGCTCCTGCTCTGGCACGGCACGCAGCCCGGCACCGAGTCGCTGCAGGCGCTGTCGGAAGTGCTGCGCAAGTACCCCGTGCGCCAGTTCCAGGCGCTGGACGCGCCCTCGCTGGCGCAGCGCATCAGCGCGGCCTACGCGCAAGGCGAGTCGAGCGCGGCCATGGTGGTGAGCGAGGTCGAGAGCGACGCCGACCTCTCGCGCATGATGCAGGAGCTGCCCGCCGTGGAGGATCTGCTGGAAACCGCCGACGACGCGCCCATCATCCGCATGCTCAACGCGCTGCTGACGCAGGCGGCGCGCGACGGCGCGAGCGACATCCACATCGAGCCCTACGAGCGGCATTCGAGCGTGCGCTTTCGCGTCGATGGCACGCTGCGCGAGGTGGTGCAGCCGAACCGCGCGCTGCACGCGGCGCTGATCTCGCGCCTGAAGATCATGGCCGACCTGGACATCGCCGAAAAGCGCCTGCCGCAGGACGGGCGCATCAGCCTGCGCCTGGGCACGCGCGCCATCGACGTGCGCGTCTCCACCCTGCCCAGCGCGCACGGCGAGCGCGCCGTGCTGCGCCTGCTGGACAAGAGCGAGAGCAAGCTCACGCTGGAATCGGTGGGCATGCAGGGCGAGACGCTGGCGCGCTTCGAGCAGTTGGTGGTGCAGCCGCACGGCATCATCCTGGTGACCGGCCCCACGGGCTCGGGCAAGACCACCACGCTGTACGCCGCGCTGCAGCGCATGGACGCGACGCAGGGCAACATCATGACGGTGGAGGACCCGATCGAGTACGAGCTGCCGGGCGTGGGGCAGACACAGGTGAACGCCAAGATCGACCTGACCTTCGCCAAGGCGCTGCGCGCCATCCTGCGCCAGGACCCGGACGTGATCATGATCGGCGAGATCCGCGACTTCGAGACCGCACAGATCGCCATCCAGGCGTCGCTCACCGGCCACCTGGTGCTGGCCACGCTGCACACCAACGACGCCACCAGCGCCATCACGCGCCTGACGGACATGGGCGTGGAGCCGTTCCTGCTGTCGTCGTCGCTGCTCGGGGTGTTGGCGCAGCGCCTGGTGCGCAAGTACTGCGGCCCGTGCCATGGCGCGGGCTGCGAACACTGCGGCCACACCGGCTACGCCGGGCGCACCGGGGTGTTCGAGCTGCTGGTGGTTCAGGATGCCATCCGCGCGCAGATCCACAACCAGGCGTCGGAAGCCGACATCCGCGCCCAGGCCATGGCGGGCGGCATGGCGCTGATGCGCCAGGACGCCGAGCGCCTGATCGCCGCCGGCATCACCAGCCGCGAGGAAGTGCTGCGCGTCACGCGCGACTGA
- the gspD gene encoding type II secretion system secretin GspD: protein MLSKTPRILRLALHSIAAGVLLASASGQIHAEPSKKARKAAAPPMAAAEPVTLNFANADIEAVARTMATITGRNVVVDPRVKGQINLVAERPVPPAVAFDQFLAALRLQGFTVVEAAGLYKVVPEADAKLQAGSVGVSQGGTGTTLQGGQIATQIFKLNFENANNLVPVLRPLISPNNTINVNPGNNSLVITDYADNLQRIARIVAAMDVANATDVEIIPLHHAVASDLLPLLTRLVEGGTATGGGAAAAPGQSDTSFKTTLLAEPRSNAIVVRAANPARVAQIRSLVARLDQPAAPGSSAATGNIHVVYLKNADAVKLAVTLRAAMGAMGGASAGGGGASSASGLASALPASTSASQGTGLSNNGSALGGGSSAGLGSGASVTSASTSNQPSTGGFIQADPSTNSLIITAPDPLYRQLRAVIDKLDGRRAQVLVESMIVEVKSNKLAQFGVQWQGAFGSKNDGVLGAIGTNSGVAGGNIITLTGALAGVATGTGTTATNPLSSIGGGLNIGLAPRINGQYYLGALANFLQNSGEANVLSTPNLLTLDNEEAKILIGSNVPFLSGSYANATSTSGTVNPFNTVERKDVGLVLKVRPQINENGTVKLAVYQEVSKIDDSTRNDPNGATTSKRSIESNVLVEDGGIIVIGGLLEDDYSQGEDKVPVMGDIPVFGNLFRSENRKRTKTNLMVFLRPIVVRDTHVSDALMLDRYEAIRALQQNTQPEDRVMLRGVSEAPVLPAMRGDAGMPPRMLTSQPQAGTAPAPVPVPTPATPFDTAPHTPLPPN from the coding sequence ATGCTCTCCAAGACCCCGCGCATTCTCCGGCTTGCTCTGCATTCGATAGCTGCTGGCGTTTTGCTGGCAAGCGCTAGCGGCCAAATTCATGCAGAACCCTCGAAGAAGGCCAGGAAGGCCGCCGCGCCACCCATGGCCGCCGCCGAGCCGGTGACGCTGAATTTCGCCAATGCCGACATCGAAGCCGTGGCGCGCACCATGGCCACCATCACCGGGCGCAACGTGGTGGTGGATCCGCGCGTCAAGGGCCAGATCAACCTGGTGGCCGAGCGCCCCGTGCCGCCGGCCGTGGCGTTCGACCAGTTCCTGGCGGCGCTGCGCCTGCAGGGCTTCACCGTGGTCGAGGCGGCCGGGCTGTACAAGGTCGTGCCCGAGGCCGACGCCAAGCTGCAGGCCGGCAGCGTGGGCGTGTCGCAGGGCGGCACCGGCACCACGCTGCAGGGCGGGCAGATCGCCACGCAGATCTTCAAGCTCAACTTCGAGAACGCCAACAACCTGGTGCCGGTGCTGCGCCCGCTCATCAGCCCGAACAACACCATCAACGTCAACCCGGGCAACAATTCGCTCGTCATCACCGACTACGCCGACAACCTGCAGCGCATCGCGCGCATCGTCGCGGCCATGGACGTGGCCAACGCCACCGACGTCGAGATCATCCCGCTGCACCACGCCGTGGCCAGCGACCTGCTGCCGCTGCTCACGCGCCTGGTGGAAGGCGGCACGGCCACGGGCGGAGGCGCCGCCGCCGCGCCGGGCCAGAGCGACACCTCGTTCAAGACCACGCTGCTGGCCGAGCCGCGCAGCAACGCCATCGTGGTGCGCGCCGCCAACCCGGCGCGCGTGGCGCAGATCCGCTCGCTGGTGGCCCGGCTCGACCAGCCTGCGGCGCCCGGCAGCAGCGCGGCCACGGGCAACATCCACGTGGTGTACCTGAAGAACGCCGATGCGGTGAAGCTGGCCGTCACGCTGCGCGCCGCCATGGGCGCCATGGGAGGGGCCAGCGCAGGGGGCGGCGGCGCCAGCAGCGCCAGCGGCCTGGCCTCGGCGCTGCCGGCCAGCACCTCCGCCAGCCAGGGGACGGGCCTGTCGAACAACGGCAGCGCGCTCGGCGGCGGCAGCTCGGCGGGGCTGGGCAGCGGCGCCTCGGTGACCAGCGCCAGCACCAGCAACCAGCCGTCCACGGGGGGCTTCATCCAGGCCGACCCGTCGACCAACTCGCTCATCATCACCGCGCCCGACCCGCTGTACCGCCAGCTGCGCGCCGTGATCGACAAGCTCGACGGCCGCCGCGCGCAGGTGCTGGTGGAGAGCATGATCGTCGAGGTCAAGTCGAACAAGCTGGCCCAGTTCGGCGTGCAGTGGCAGGGCGCGTTCGGCAGCAAGAACGACGGCGTGCTCGGCGCCATCGGCACCAACTCCGGCGTGGCCGGGGGCAACATCATCACCCTGACCGGCGCCCTGGCCGGCGTGGCCACCGGCACCGGAACCACTGCCACCAACCCGCTGAGCTCGATCGGCGGCGGCCTGAACATCGGGCTGGCGCCGCGCATCAACGGCCAGTACTACCTGGGCGCGCTGGCCAACTTCCTGCAGAACAGCGGCGAGGCCAACGTGCTCTCGACCCCGAACCTGCTGACCCTGGACAACGAGGAAGCGAAGATCCTGATCGGCAGCAACGTGCCGTTCCTGAGCGGGTCGTACGCCAACGCCACGAGCACCAGCGGCACGGTGAACCCGTTCAACACCGTCGAGCGCAAGGACGTGGGCCTGGTGCTCAAGGTGCGCCCGCAGATCAACGAGAACGGCACCGTCAAGCTCGCGGTGTACCAGGAGGTGTCGAAGATCGACGACTCCACGCGCAACGACCCCAACGGCGCGACCACCAGCAAGCGCTCCATCGAGTCGAACGTGCTGGTCGAGGACGGCGGCATCATCGTCATCGGCGGCCTGCTGGAAGACGACTACTCCCAGGGCGAGGACAAGGTGCCGGTGATGGGTGACATCCCCGTGTTCGGCAACCTGTTCCGCAGCGAGAACCGCAAGCGCACCAAGACCAACCTGATGGTGTTCCTGCGCCCCATCGTCGTACGCGACACGCACGTCAGCGACGCCCTCATGCTCGACCGCTACGAGGCCATCCGCGCGCTGCAGCAGAACACGCAGCCGGAAGACCGCGTGATGCTGCGCGGCGTCTCCGAAGCCCCGGTGCTGCCTGCCATGCGCGGCGACGCCGGCATGCCGCCCAGGATGCTGACCTCGCAGCCCCAGGCGGGCACCGCACCGGCGCCCGTGCCCGTGCCGACACCGGCAACCCCCTTCGATACGGCCCCGCACACGCCGCTGCCCCCGAACTGA
- a CDS encoding general secretion pathway protein GspL encodes MSTLLLILPPAPPGPHTSFGYLVSPDGHQIERQGNAAPALLPTPGRAGETVAVVPVQALSWQRVTLPQNLPLANAPRLRAVLEGLLEDRLLDDPAQLHFALQPGARAGEAAWVAVCDRAWLQQHLQLLEAAGRPVARVVPEFAPLAGGTPTYCALGTPDAAWLLATGLGAGQGVALLPLAAAPALLAPTAADEEPPAVLADPAVAALAEQTLGRTVALATAGERALRAARGAWDLAQLDLASRGRARLLRKSGSLAGALLRAPQWRAARWALGLLAAAHLVGLNAWAWQERQSLAAKQASVRGVLTQTFPQVKVVADAPVQMERELALLRQTAGSLGPGDLEPMMAATGQALQAALPGARPQALEYANGTLRLRGIDPESDALATLQERLATAGYRAQPDDGALVVRVEDGQ; translated from the coding sequence ATGAGCACCCTCCTCCTGATCCTGCCCCCCGCACCGCCGGGGCCCCATACCTCCTTCGGCTACCTGGTCAGCCCCGATGGCCACCAGATCGAGCGCCAGGGCAACGCCGCGCCCGCGCTGCTGCCCACGCCCGGGCGCGCCGGCGAAACCGTGGCCGTGGTGCCCGTGCAGGCGCTGTCGTGGCAGCGCGTCACGCTGCCGCAGAACCTGCCCCTGGCAAACGCCCCGCGCCTGCGCGCCGTGCTCGAAGGCCTGCTCGAAGACCGCCTGCTCGACGACCCGGCGCAACTGCACTTCGCGCTGCAGCCCGGCGCCCGCGCGGGCGAAGCCGCCTGGGTCGCCGTATGCGACCGCGCCTGGCTGCAGCAGCACCTGCAGCTGCTGGAGGCGGCGGGCCGCCCGGTGGCGCGCGTGGTACCCGAATTCGCGCCGCTCGCAGGCGGCACGCCCACCTACTGCGCGCTGGGCACGCCCGACGCCGCCTGGCTGCTGGCCACCGGCCTCGGGGCCGGGCAGGGCGTGGCACTGCTGCCCCTGGCGGCCGCGCCCGCGCTGCTGGCGCCCACGGCGGCGGACGAAGAACCGCCCGCCGTGCTGGCCGACCCCGCCGTGGCGGCACTGGCCGAACAGACGCTGGGCCGCACCGTGGCCCTGGCCACGGCGGGCGAGCGCGCGCTGCGCGCCGCGCGCGGCGCCTGGGACCTGGCCCAGCTCGACCTGGCCAGCCGGGGACGCGCACGGCTGCTGCGCAAATCGGGCAGCCTGGCCGGCGCCTTGCTGCGCGCGCCGCAGTGGCGCGCCGCGCGCTGGGCCCTGGGCCTGCTGGCAGCCGCGCACCTGGTGGGGCTGAACGCCTGGGCCTGGCAGGAGCGCCAGTCGCTCGCGGCAAAGCAGGCCAGCGTGCGCGGCGTGCTCACGCAGACCTTCCCCCAGGTCAAGGTGGTGGCGGACGCCCCGGTGCAGATGGAACGCGAACTTGCCTTGTTGCGCCAGACGGCCGGCAGCCTCGGGCCCGGCGACCTGGAGCCCATGATGGCCGCCACCGGCCAGGCACTGCAGGCGGCCCTGCCGGGCGCGCGTCCGCAGGCGCTGGAATACGCCAACGGCACGCTGCGCCTGCGCGGCATCGACCCCGAGAGCGACGCCCTGGCCACGCTGCAGGAGCGCCTGGCCACGGCGGGCTACCGGGCGCAGCCCGATGACGGCGCCCTCGTGGTGCGCGTGGAGGACGGCCAATGA
- the gspK gene encoding type II secretion system minor pseudopilin GspK, giving the protein MTAPRQRGAALLAAMLTVTLVAAFAAAALWQQWRAVEVESAERTRVQSGWLLLGALDWSRLILVEDGRGSSADHLAEPWAVPLEEARLSTFLAADKNVAQFDDASVDTTNAFLSGQITDMQARLNLRNLLGDDTQAKAAQRQLARLFERLGLPAQELNLLVDGLRHAYKGTGNDAPLLPPTPDQLGWLGLSPLSVARLAPHVALLPMATPVNANTASADVLWAAIEGLDQAGALRLVQARESRYFRTVEDVKQALGANWEFQDSNAIGTSTSFFEVRGRLRLDGTTVEERSLVQRRNGQVFVLWRQRSALPPAVPGSVLGPAR; this is encoded by the coding sequence ATGACCGCGCCCCGCCAACGCGGCGCCGCGCTGCTCGCGGCCATGCTCACCGTCACCCTGGTGGCGGCATTCGCCGCCGCCGCGCTGTGGCAGCAGTGGCGCGCCGTCGAGGTGGAAAGCGCCGAGCGCACGCGCGTGCAGTCGGGCTGGCTGCTGCTGGGCGCGCTCGACTGGTCGCGCCTCATCCTGGTGGAGGACGGGCGCGGCAGCAGCGCCGACCACCTGGCAGAACCCTGGGCCGTGCCGCTGGAGGAAGCGCGCCTGTCCACCTTCCTGGCCGCCGACAAGAACGTCGCCCAGTTCGACGACGCCAGCGTGGACACCACCAACGCCTTCCTCTCGGGCCAGATCACCGACATGCAGGCGCGCCTGAACCTGCGCAACCTGCTGGGCGACGACACCCAGGCCAAGGCGGCGCAGCGCCAGCTCGCCCGCCTGTTCGAGCGCCTGGGCCTGCCCGCGCAGGAGCTGAACCTGCTGGTGGACGGCCTGCGCCACGCCTACAAAGGCACCGGCAACGACGCCCCCCTGCTGCCGCCCACGCCCGACCAGCTCGGCTGGCTCGGCCTCTCGCCGCTCAGCGTCGCCCGGCTCGCGCCGCACGTCGCCCTGCTGCCCATGGCCACGCCGGTGAACGCCAACACCGCCAGCGCCGACGTGCTGTGGGCCGCCATCGAAGGGCTGGACCAGGCCGGCGCGCTGCGGCTGGTGCAGGCGCGCGAGTCGCGCTACTTCCGCACCGTGGAAGACGTCAAGCAGGCGCTGGGCGCCAACTGGGAGTTCCAGGACAGCAACGCCATCGGCACCAGCACCAGCTTTTTCGAGGTGCGCGGGCGCCTGCGCCTGGACGGCACCACCGTGGAAGAGCGCTCGCTCGTGCAGCGCCGCAACGGCCAGGTCTTCGTGCTGTGGCGCCAGCGCAGCGCCCTGCCGCCCGCCGTGCCCGGCAGCGTGCTGGGCCCGGCAAGGTAA
- a CDS encoding histidine phosphatase family protein: MKLWLARHATPLVPAGTCYGRLNVAADAAATTAAAEALAAALPAGVRLRASPLQRCEQLAQSLQGLRPDLACTTDARLAELDFGAWEGQRWDAIAPAAYDAWTADFAHYRPGGGESLAVLLQRVQGALAAARGNGGGEAWITHAGVARCVHWLLRAPAHTWPAASEWDMPAPAFGAWQVWDI, translated from the coding sequence GTGAAGCTCTGGCTGGCCCGCCACGCCACGCCCCTGGTGCCCGCAGGCACCTGCTACGGCCGCCTGAACGTGGCGGCCGATGCCGCCGCTACCACTGCCGCCGCCGAAGCCCTGGCCGCCGCGCTGCCTGCCGGCGTGCGCCTGCGCGCCTCACCGCTACAAAGATGCGAGCAGCTTGCGCAGTCCCTGCAAGGGCTGCGGCCCGATCTGGCCTGCACCACCGATGCGCGGCTGGCGGAGCTGGACTTCGGCGCCTGGGAGGGGCAGCGCTGGGACGCCATCGCCCCCGCCGCCTACGACGCATGGACGGCGGACTTCGCCCACTACCGCCCCGGCGGCGGTGAAAGCCTGGCCGTGCTGCTGCAGCGCGTGCAGGGCGCGCTGGCCGCTGCGCGCGGCAACGGGGGAGGCGAAGCCTGGATCACCCACGCAGGCGTGGCGCGCTGTGTGCACTGGCTGCTGCGCGCACCGGCGCACACCTGGCCCGCTGCCTCGGAATGGGACATGCCCGCGCCCGCCTTTGGTGCATGGCAGGTGTGGGATATCTAG
- a CDS encoding general secretion pathway protein C has translation MATASLPSSPQSGAAWGLRLATFALWVLAGASLVYWGLRLTQRPLPPAAAAAPPAVPAPDAQALGVLLGVLSATAVAAATAPEAVPASRFALVGVVAGRRSGGGAALIAVDGKPPKPYRVGAQVEPGLVLQSVGAREAHLGAALGGPSTQVLSMPVPPGGTAAQR, from the coding sequence ATGGCAACCGCTTCGCTCCCTTCCTCCCCGCAGTCCGGCGCCGCCTGGGGCCTGCGCCTGGCCACTTTCGCGCTGTGGGTTCTGGCGGGGGCCAGCCTGGTCTACTGGGGCCTGCGCCTGACGCAGCGGCCCTTGCCGCCCGCGGCGGCGGCGGCCCCTCCCGCCGTGCCCGCGCCGGACGCCCAGGCGCTGGGCGTGCTGTTGGGTGTGCTCAGCGCCACGGCGGTGGCGGCGGCCACGGCGCCCGAGGCCGTGCCCGCGAGCCGCTTCGCCCTGGTGGGCGTGGTGGCCGGGCGCCGCAGTGGCGGCGGCGCGGCGCTCATCGCCGTGGACGGCAAGCCGCCCAAGCCGTACCGCGTGGGCGCGCAGGTGGAGCCGGGCCTGGTGCTGCAGAGCGTGGGCGCGCGCGAAGCGCACCTGGGCGCGGCGCTGGGCGGGCCGAGCACGCAGGTCTTGTCCATGCCGGTGCCGCCGGGCGGGACGGCGGCGCAGCGCTAG
- the gspG gene encoding type II secretion system major pseudopilin GspG, with the protein MTAHTTAQRLLATARTAPTLRARLAAGFTLIELMVVLVIIGVLAALIVPNVLERTDDARMTAARTDITNIMQALKLYRLDNQRYPTPEQGLQALVAKPTSGPIPGNWKPYLEKLPNDPWGRPYQYLNPGIKGAVDVMSFGADGQSGGEGKDSDIGSWQ; encoded by the coding sequence ATGACCGCTCACACGACGGCCCAACGCCTCCTGGCCACCGCCCGCACCGCGCCCACGCTGCGCGCGCGCCTCGCGGCGGGCTTTACCCTGATCGAGCTGATGGTGGTGCTGGTCATCATCGGCGTGCTGGCGGCGCTCATCGTGCCCAACGTGCTGGAGCGCACCGACGATGCCCGCATGACCGCCGCGCGCACCGACATCACCAACATCATGCAGGCGCTCAAGCTGTACCGCCTGGACAACCAGCGCTACCCCACGCCCGAGCAGGGCCTGCAGGCGCTGGTGGCCAAACCCACCAGCGGCCCCATTCCCGGCAACTGGAAGCCCTACCTGGAAAAGCTCCCCAACGACCCCTGGGGCCGCCCGTACCAGTACCTGAACCCAGGCATCAAGGGCGCCGTGGACGTGATGTCCTTCGGCGCGGATGGCCAGTCCGGCGGCGAAGGCAAGGACAGCGACATCGGCAGTTGGCAGTGA
- a CDS encoding prepilin-type N-terminal cleavage/methylation domain-containing protein, giving the protein MRTNSPRTIRGFTLLELLVVLSIIALATAGVGLALRDGGTHRLEREGERLAALLEAARAQSRASGVPVRWRVQAQGFRFDGLAPGQLPQDWLDPAAQALGTPVLVLGPEPLIAPQQVVLTLADLPGRQLRVATDGLRPFTAEALQ; this is encoded by the coding sequence ATTCGTACCAACTCACCGCGGACGATCCGGGGCTTCACGCTGCTGGAACTGCTCGTCGTGCTGAGCATCATCGCCCTGGCCACGGCCGGCGTCGGCTTGGCGCTGCGCGACGGCGGCACCCACCGCCTGGAGCGCGAGGGCGAGCGCCTGGCCGCGCTGCTCGAAGCCGCCCGCGCCCAGTCGCGCGCCAGCGGCGTGCCGGTACGCTGGCGCGTGCAGGCACAGGGCTTCCGCTTTGACGGACTGGCCCCGGGCCAACTGCCGCAGGACTGGCTCGACCCCGCCGCGCAGGCGCTGGGCACGCCGGTGCTGGTGCTGGGCCCCGAGCCCCTGATCGCCCCACAGCAGGTGGTGCTCACCCTGGCCGACCTGCCAGGGCGGCAACTGCGCGTGGCCACCGACGGGCTGCGCCCCTTCACCGCCGAGGCGCTGCAGTGA
- a CDS encoding type II secretion system protein, giving the protein MVALAITAIALMAGLQATGALTRNATRQSDVLLAQLCADNALAQLRLLRQMPAIGDMDQTCEQAGQAFALQIHVRPTPNPLFRRVDAQVFAEGYPVLRISTIQGR; this is encoded by the coding sequence ATGGTGGCCCTGGCCATCACCGCCATCGCCCTCATGGCCGGGCTGCAGGCCACGGGTGCCCTGACGCGCAACGCCACGCGCCAGAGCGACGTGCTGCTGGCCCAGCTGTGCGCCGACAACGCGCTGGCGCAACTGCGCCTGCTGCGCCAGATGCCGGCCATCGGCGACATGGACCAGACCTGCGAGCAGGCCGGGCAGGCGTTCGCGCTGCAGATCCACGTGCGCCCCACGCCGAATCCGCTGTTCCGCCGCGTCGATGCCCAGGTGTTCGCCGAAGGCTACCCGGTGCTGCGCATCTCCACCATCCAGGGACGCTGA